A window from Halomicrobium urmianum encodes these proteins:
- a CDS encoding orc1/cdc6 family replication initiation protein, whose protein sequence is MGGPFDAVTDTIFADKSVLTEDYQPDEILERDEEIEGYRNALKDVLFGRSPQNIFLYGKAGLGKTAVTNYMMDALQEEIQDRPEADDLHVHELNCNGKTVFMVVRALVNDLRGPDEDEFPKRGLGMGDAFEALYDELDATGGTHLIIFDEIDHLDDVDTLLYELPRARSIGHITESRVGVIGISNNYTFRQQLSAKVKDTLMETEISFSPYSADELRAILEERAEKAIREDGYDSSAIAKAAALSARDMGNARQAIDLLRVGAEVAENQSEYCVTDDHIDRARKRVQRGRLSNKIRDQTIHAQLVLETLAHLETDDETPARAKEIYDLYQTVAESWAHDPLTTVRSVHSHLSDLQMLGFLKRYERNEGLSGGQYYEFELDDLDPELVLETRQEIEDVADES, encoded by the coding sequence ATGGGTGGTCCCTTCGACGCCGTCACGGATACTATCTTCGCCGACAAGAGCGTCCTGACCGAGGACTACCAGCCCGACGAGATTCTCGAACGCGACGAGGAGATCGAGGGGTACCGGAACGCGCTCAAGGACGTCCTGTTCGGTCGGAGCCCGCAGAACATCTTCCTCTACGGGAAGGCGGGGCTCGGGAAGACCGCAGTGACGAACTACATGATGGACGCCCTGCAGGAGGAGATTCAGGACCGCCCGGAAGCCGACGATCTCCACGTCCACGAACTGAACTGCAACGGCAAGACCGTCTTCATGGTCGTCCGGGCGCTCGTCAACGACCTCCGGGGACCGGACGAGGACGAGTTCCCCAAGCGCGGGCTCGGTATGGGCGACGCGTTCGAGGCGCTGTACGACGAACTCGACGCCACCGGAGGAACACACTTGATCATCTTCGACGAGATCGACCACCTCGACGACGTCGACACTCTCCTCTACGAGCTACCGCGGGCCCGTTCGATCGGCCACATCACGGAGTCCCGCGTCGGCGTCATCGGCATCTCCAACAACTACACTTTCCGCCAGCAGCTCTCCGCGAAGGTCAAGGACACGCTCATGGAGACGGAGATTTCATTCTCGCCGTACTCGGCGGACGAACTGCGGGCGATTCTGGAGGAGCGAGCCGAGAAGGCGATCCGCGAGGACGGCTACGACTCGTCGGCGATCGCCAAGGCCGCCGCGCTCTCTGCGCGGGACATGGGCAACGCACGCCAGGCCATCGACCTGCTGCGCGTCGGCGCGGAGGTCGCTGAGAACCAGAGCGAGTACTGCGTTACCGACGACCACATCGACCGCGCCCGCAAGCGGGTCCAGCGCGGCCGGCTCAGCAACAAGATCCGCGACCAGACGATCCACGCCCAGCTGGTGCTGGAGACGCTGGCGCACCTCGAGACGGACGACGAGACGCCCGCCCGCGCCAAGGAGATATACGATCTCTACCAGACCGTCGCCGAGTCGTGGGCTCACGACCCGCTGACCACGGTCCGGAGCGTCCACAGCCACCTCTCGGACCTCCAGATGCTGGGGTTCCTGAAGCGCTACGAGCGCAACGAGGGACTCAGCGGCGGCCAGTACTACGAGTTCGAGCTCGACGACCTCGATCCGGAACTCGTCCTCGAGACGCGTCAGGAGATCGAGGACGTCGCCGACGAGTCCTGA
- a CDS encoding GTPBP1 family GTP-binding protein: MSPDRAVLQRAIERGEQEGGSVEFKERLTEELHLADGRLASLAAQLRHRVLSGDGEATYVVGVTDDGGIAGISPDDFSESMDVLSLLAEEAGAHIEEVQTWGVEGEGDNDTGIVGVATVREGRRLEDDDHIVVGTAGHVDHGKSTLVGSLLTGTPDDGEGSTRSYLDVQPHEVERGLSADLSYGVYGFDDEGPVRMDNPDRKSDRARVVEEADRLVSFVDTVGHEPWLRTTIRGLVGQKLDYGLLTVAADDGPTKTTREHLGILLATDLPTIVAITKCDLVDDQRVAEVEREVEGLLRDVDKTPLRVARHGVDVAIEEISETVVPVVTTSAVTMDGMDQLDAMFEQLPKTAGQDGDFRMYVDRSYNVQGVGAVASGTIKSGTVEAGDELLLGPMQDGSFREVEVRSIEMHYHRVDEARAGRIVGIALKGVDEADVERGMVLLPRDADPTPVREFEAEVMVLNHPTRIDAGYEPVVHLETISEAAQFFPENGQLLPGDNGDARVRFKFRPYLVEEGQRFVFREGRSKGVGTVTGVPSGERE, from the coding sequence ATGAGCCCCGACCGGGCCGTCCTCCAGCGCGCCATCGAGCGCGGGGAGCAGGAGGGCGGCAGCGTCGAGTTCAAAGAGCGGCTCACGGAGGAGTTACACCTCGCAGACGGCAGGCTGGCGAGCCTCGCCGCTCAGCTGCGACACCGCGTACTCTCGGGAGACGGGGAGGCGACCTACGTCGTCGGCGTCACCGACGACGGCGGCATCGCCGGCATCTCGCCCGACGACTTCTCGGAGTCGATGGACGTCCTGTCGCTTCTGGCCGAGGAGGCCGGCGCGCACATCGAGGAGGTACAGACGTGGGGCGTCGAGGGCGAGGGGGACAACGATACCGGCATCGTCGGCGTCGCGACCGTCCGCGAGGGGCGGCGGCTTGAGGACGACGACCACATCGTCGTTGGTACGGCGGGTCACGTCGACCACGGCAAGTCGACGCTCGTGGGGTCGCTCCTGACCGGTACGCCCGACGACGGCGAGGGCAGCACCCGCTCCTATCTGGACGTCCAGCCCCACGAGGTGGAGCGGGGGCTCTCGGCCGATCTCTCCTATGGCGTGTACGGCTTCGACGACGAGGGCCCGGTGCGGATGGACAACCCCGACCGGAAGTCGGATCGGGCGCGGGTCGTCGAGGAGGCCGACCGGCTGGTGAGCTTCGTCGATACCGTCGGTCACGAGCCCTGGCTCCGGACGACGATTCGTGGCCTCGTCGGGCAGAAGCTCGACTACGGATTGCTGACCGTCGCCGCCGACGACGGGCCGACGAAGACGACGCGGGAACACCTCGGGATTCTGCTGGCCACCGATCTGCCGACCATCGTGGCCATCACGAAGTGCGACCTCGTCGACGACCAGCGCGTGGCGGAGGTCGAACGCGAGGTCGAGGGCCTCCTGCGGGACGTCGACAAGACGCCGCTGCGGGTGGCCCGCCACGGCGTCGACGTCGCGATCGAGGAGATCAGCGAGACGGTCGTGCCCGTCGTCACGACGAGTGCGGTCACGATGGACGGGATGGACCAGCTGGACGCCATGTTCGAGCAGCTCCCCAAGACCGCCGGACAGGACGGCGACTTCCGGATGTACGTCGACCGGAGCTACAACGTCCAGGGCGTCGGCGCGGTCGCCTCGGGGACCATCAAGTCCGGCACCGTCGAAGCGGGCGACGAACTCCTACTCGGCCCGATGCAGGACGGCTCCTTCCGCGAGGTCGAGGTCAGGTCCATCGAGATGCACTACCACCGCGTCGACGAGGCCCGCGCCGGTCGCATCGTCGGCATCGCGCTGAAGGGCGTCGACGAGGCGGACGTCGAGCGCGGGATGGTGCTGCTGCCGCGAGACGCCGACCCGACGCCCGTCCGCGAGTTCGAGGCAGAGGTCATGGTGCTCAACCATCCGACCCGCATCGACGCCGGCTACGAACCGGTCGTCCACCTGGAGACCATCAGCGAGGCCGCCCAGTTCTTCCCCGAGAACGGCCAGCTCCTCCCCGGCGATAACGGGGACGCGCGCGTCCGATTCAAGTTCCGCCCCTACCTCGTCGAGGAGGGCCAGCGGTTCGTCTTCCGCGAGGGGCGCTCGAAGGGCGTCGGCACTGTGACCGGCGTGCCGTCGGGAGAGAGAGAGTAG
- a CDS encoding phosphoglycolate phosphatase, with translation METPPLVVDVDGTLTGPDQAVDPRVFDVLREWPEPVVVATGKAMPFPIALCQFVGIEPCVVAENGGVAFVGHTDELVFGGDPEAVEAFVEEYRDRGYDLGWGGVDLANRWRETEVAIALDRDREPIDELAARHDLVVLDTGFAYHVKSPGVDKGTGLELVCDELDREPGEFLAVGDSENDVPTFEIAGESVAVANADDRARRAADRVADAEYEDGFLEAVGSYLSG, from the coding sequence ATGGAGACGCCTCCGCTCGTCGTCGACGTGGACGGCACGCTGACGGGACCGGATCAGGCCGTCGATCCGCGCGTGTTCGACGTCCTGCGCGAGTGGCCGGAGCCGGTGGTGGTTGCCACCGGCAAGGCGATGCCCTTCCCCATCGCGCTGTGCCAGTTCGTCGGGATCGAGCCCTGCGTCGTCGCCGAGAACGGCGGCGTCGCCTTCGTCGGTCACACGGACGAACTCGTCTTCGGCGGCGATCCAGAGGCCGTAGAGGCCTTCGTCGAGGAGTACCGCGACCGCGGGTACGATCTCGGGTGGGGCGGGGTCGACCTGGCCAACCGCTGGCGGGAGACCGAGGTGGCCATCGCCCTCGACCGGGACCGGGAGCCGATCGACGAACTGGCCGCCAGACACGACCTCGTCGTACTCGACACGGGCTTCGCCTACCACGTGAAGTCGCCCGGCGTCGACAAGGGGACCGGGCTGGAACTGGTGTGTGACGAACTCGACCGCGAACCCGGCGAGTTCCTGGCCGTCGGCGACTCGGAGAACGACGTGCCCACCTTCGAGATCGCCGGGGAGTCGGTCGCCGTCGCCAACGCCGACGACCGGGCCCGGCGGGCCGCCGACCGGGTCGCTGACGCGGAGTACGAGGACGGATTTCTGGAAGCCGTCGGATCGTACCTCTCCGGGTAG
- a CDS encoding J domain-containing protein, whose protein sequence is MRYDRLTTGLAVVLGTLTVVLTVVALLSNLAVLFLALFFGLSTYLVWYHASGRMASRLYERVERRARVDGRRGRRGAERRHAASERAARGRSGTGRGRRAGAGPREDWTPPRDGATARETAFGGRAWGGRGGFGRGRSARRAGGQRQRRRAPSASSGPTPAEAYRTLGLDPGADEAAVKSAYRQRVKEVHPDADGGDEDEFMAVKEAYETLTDYSRN, encoded by the coding sequence GTGCGATACGACCGTCTCACGACTGGGCTCGCCGTGGTGCTGGGGACGCTCACGGTCGTACTGACAGTCGTGGCGCTCCTGAGCAACCTGGCGGTCCTGTTTCTCGCGCTGTTTTTCGGCCTGTCGACGTACCTCGTCTGGTACCACGCCAGCGGACGGATGGCGAGTCGCCTCTACGAGCGCGTCGAGCGACGGGCTCGCGTCGACGGCAGGCGGGGGCGACGAGGAGCGGAGCGCAGGCATGCGGCGTCAGAGCGGGCGGCCCGCGGTCGCAGCGGGACGGGCAGGGGACGCCGCGCCGGTGCCGGCCCCCGCGAGGACTGGACGCCGCCGCGCGACGGGGCGACGGCCCGCGAGACCGCCTTCGGCGGTCGGGCCTGGGGCGGCCGCGGCGGATTCGGCCGCGGTCGAAGTGCCAGGCGCGCCGGCGGGCAGCGACAGCGGCGGCGCGCGCCGTCGGCCAGCAGTGGTCCCACGCCCGCCGAGGCCTACCGGACGCTGGGGCTCGATCCCGGCGCGGACGAGGCGGCCGTCAAGTCGGCCTACCGCCAGCGCGTCAAGGAGGTCCACCCGGACGCCGACGGCGGCGACGAGGACGAGTTCATGGCCGTGAAGGAGGCCTACGAGACGCTGACAGACTATAGTAGAAATTGA
- the pyrF gene encoding orotidine-5'-phosphate decarboxylase yields the protein MGFFDRLRERIAAADSVVSVGLDPDPDRLPAAVADADLPRWAFNRRIIDATHEHAACYKPNAAFYEDADGWRALRETVAYAHGKDVPVLLDAKRGDIGNTARQYAAVLDEVDAVTVNPYLGGDSLQPFLSREEKGVFVLCRTSNPGGADLQDLELADGGLLYERVAALAEAWNENDNVGLVVGATAPEELEAVREAVPDLPFLVPGVGAQGGDAEAAVEHGLADGAGLVNSSRGIIFAGEEVPGGRETDDEEAYFGAAGRAARDLKRRLNEFR from the coding sequence ATGGGATTCTTCGACCGCCTGCGCGAGCGCATCGCGGCCGCCGACAGCGTGGTCTCGGTGGGGCTGGACCCCGACCCGGACCGCCTGCCGGCGGCCGTCGCCGACGCCGACCTGCCGCGGTGGGCGTTCAACCGCCGCATCATCGACGCCACGCACGAGCACGCGGCCTGCTACAAGCCCAACGCGGCCTTCTACGAGGACGCCGACGGATGGCGGGCGCTCCGGGAGACGGTCGCCTACGCCCATGGCAAGGACGTGCCCGTCCTGCTGGACGCCAAGCGGGGCGACATCGGCAACACCGCCCGCCAGTACGCGGCGGTCCTCGACGAGGTCGACGCTGTCACGGTCAATCCCTACCTCGGCGGCGACTCGCTGCAGCCGTTCCTCTCCCGGGAGGAGAAGGGCGTGTTCGTCCTCTGCCGGACGTCGAACCCGGGCGGCGCGGACCTGCAGGACCTCGAACTGGCCGACGGCGGATTGCTGTACGAGCGCGTGGCGGCGCTCGCAGAGGCCTGGAACGAGAACGACAACGTCGGCCTCGTCGTCGGTGCGACCGCGCCCGAGGAACTGGAGGCGGTCCGCGAGGCGGTACCCGACCTCCCCTTCCTCGTGCCCGGCGTCGGCGCTCAGGGCGGCGACGCCGAGGCCGCCGTCGAACACGGCCTCGCGGACGGCGCCGGCCTGGTCAACTCCTCGCGCGGGATCATCTTCGCCGGCGAGGAGGTCCCCGGCGGCCGCGAGACAGACGACGAGGAGGCGTACTTCGGCGCTGCCGGCCGCGCGGCGCGGGACCTCAAGCGGCGGCTCAACGAGTTCCGGTAG
- a CDS encoding DUF2240 family protein → MSLRRTVAAPFRTEGSDRMSESEFVVALSLDRDWFSPDQAKRLVDVAASEGLLERDDDAVVAAFDFADVTVPEDFAPDESVLQERSTFERVLDAVVETGVEKQDAVAAVNRLQTDLGVTLEAAAVVYARRQGVDVTDIAERARGEL, encoded by the coding sequence ATGAGCCTCCGCCGGACGGTCGCCGCGCCCTTCCGCACCGAGGGGAGCGACCGGATGAGCGAGAGCGAGTTCGTCGTCGCCCTCTCCCTGGACCGTGACTGGTTCTCGCCCGACCAGGCCAAACGCCTCGTGGACGTCGCGGCCAGCGAGGGGCTGCTGGAGCGGGATGACGACGCGGTCGTCGCCGCCTTCGACTTCGCCGACGTGACCGTTCCGGAGGACTTCGCGCCCGACGAATCCGTGCTGCAGGAACGGTCCACGTTCGAGCGAGTGCTCGACGCCGTCGTCGAGACCGGCGTCGAGAAGCAGGACGCCGTCGCCGCGGTCAACCGCCTCCAGACCGATCTCGGGGTCACGCTGGAGGCCGCCGCCGTTGTCTACGCCCGCCGGCAGGGCGTCGACGTGACCGACATCGCCGAGCGCGCCCGGGGTGAGCTGTGA
- a CDS encoding 30S ribosomal protein S8e, translating into MKDQGRSMRKRTGGRLRPSSDKKKHELGRESTESQVGDQKLKFVDARGNSTKIRAVSTDVASVADGGEVVRAEIQNVAENPSNPNYARRNIITKGAVLETSEGRAKVTSRPGQDGQVNAVLVE; encoded by the coding sequence ATGAAAGATCAGGGACGCTCGATGCGCAAGCGGACCGGCGGCCGACTGCGGCCGTCCAGCGACAAGAAGAAGCACGAGCTCGGCCGGGAATCCACGGAGTCCCAGGTCGGCGACCAGAAGCTGAAGTTCGTCGACGCCCGCGGCAACTCCACGAAGATCCGCGCCGTGTCGACCGACGTCGCCAGCGTGGCCGACGGCGGCGAGGTCGTCCGCGCCGAGATCCAGAACGTCGCGGAGAACCCCTCGAACCCCAACTACGCCCGCCGGAACATCATCACCAAGGGCGCCGTCCTCGAGACCAGCGAAGGCCGCGCGAAGGTGACCTCCCGCCCCGGCCAGGACGGCCAGGTCAACGCCGTTCTCGTCGAGTAA